CTGAGGAGTGTGGTCCCAGAGGGTGCTGGACCTGGCCCAGACTGACTGGGTGAGAAAGAAGGGCTGGCCGGGAGGTCATAGTCTATATGGACAGACGAGCCCTCACCCCTGGCTGCCAATCCTTTCTTCACATAGTTATTAACTTTCTAGAGAAATGTTTGAGTGACTACCTTATGCCAGGCAGTGTCTGGACACGAGGGAGACTGTGGAAACCAAACAGACAGGACCCCTGTCCAGGAAAGCTGACAAACTAGCCATTATAACTCAGTGTGATGGGTGCTGTAAGGGGATAGGGACGGGGGTTCCTGAGAGgttaggagggagggaggctacCTAACTCAGCCTGGGGTCAGCAAATGCTTTCTGGGGCAAGAGTCATCCAGAGCCAGAGGTAAGCTAagtgggcaggagagagagaagagtgttCTAGATGAGGGAATGGCATGGGTAGATGGGTACTCCCCACCCAGGCAGTAGAGCTGGACCCCCTGTTTCTCCTTTACCCATGAGAGTTGGTTCCTGGCAACTCTCTTCCCCCAGTGACACCTGATCCTTGACACACCTGTGTGCTGGAACACCTGCCTTAGAGAGCGGAGGCTGGGAGGCATGGGGGGTTTGGCCTGTTCGGGAAACTGACACAGGTTGAGTGCTGCTGAACCATGCAGTGTGGCAGGGTTTTGAGGAGACAGGAGGGGAAGCCCTGATTGTGAGACCTTATCCTGAGAAtacagggtgctgggtggaggttgATGAGAAGTTTGCTCAGGCTGCACACTGTAAAACAGACCCTGCCATTCCATTTCCCCTTCCCATCCCGGTCTTCCTGGAGAGACAGCAAACAGACAAATCTGTGGGTGCCAGTGGGCTTTATTGGAAATATTGCAGTCTGGGCATGGAGAAGCTGTGCTCTTGCTACGTGTACACTCTCACTCACCCTCTTgctcacattcacacacacactcacactcacattgACACTCTAGGCCCTGCTCAGGTCTTGTTGTACAGGAGCTGACGGTCTGGTTCTCTCTCCTAGGTCTCAGCTCTCCAGGGCGGCAGCGATTCACATCCTTCACTCGGACACAGGGCTCTCTTGGGGGCGGCCATGGGCTAACTTAGCATGctctggaggagggaggagagagaaagtcaCTGGCTGGGGTCTTGGGCAGTTGCtcagagggagaaggcagggctggggagggcaggcttGCCTTGGCAGCGTTCCTCTCCAGTTTCCAGATGAGGCGCTGCACCCAGAGCGGCTCTGGCGGTGCGCAGAGATGGTAACCTCTCAGTGTGGTGAACCTGGAGTCAGAGGTCAGAGAGGTTGGAACTCTGGAACCCAGCTTCCTGGTGGGCACTCggtatggggtgggggcagaggctgagggTCACCTCTGAAAACCTGTTTCAGGGGCTCCTTGAAGAGGTTGGGCTTGgcaagaagagaaataagaaagtgGGGGTAGACTGGGGAGATGAGGCTAGATGCACTCCTCCCCATAACTTACACGATGGCCGGCACCGGGCAGCCATGCTGGAGGAGGGCGTATCGAAAGGATCGCACCCTGTGCGCAGGGATAGGGCGTTTGCTCACAGACAGGCAGCAGTCTTCTGCATCGTTGGCACCACTCTGAGCTGGGGTGGCCGATAGGCAATAGGTGAAAGAAGGTAGTGTTAGAATAAAGAGACCTTGAGGAGGGGAGGTCACAGCCCTATTTGGGATTTAggacacctgtgtgtgtgtgtgaaggcagCAAACCTGATACTTAGCCAGTATGCACCAACATGGCCCTCCTGGTGGCtaaatatattgaaatacttCTAAGCTGTTTGTTAAACAACCGCTGTTTTGAGCCCCACAAGTGCCTTCCAGGTGCCCCATCACCCCAGCCTCTCTTCCACAAATGAAGAGTTAATGCTATGTGTGATGTGTACATGTTTCGtttgttaatcccttcaccttctttcattcagcccCCAGTCCCccacctctgacagctgtcagcctgttccctgcatccatgcctctgtttctgttgttgtttgtcagcttcttttgttcattagattccacatgtaagtgaggtcatatggtatttgtctttctctggatggcttatttcacttagcataatgatctctcCATGctgtgtggtgatagccagaaggaaagaggggaggggattggcagaggtgggcaaaggaatggaaaatggggtcagaaagagactttgcttggggcggTGGGCACCTGGTGCAGTGTGCAGATTATATTTCATacaattgcacacttgaaacctgtatggtttggtgaaccaatgccaccccaataaattcaattaaaagagTTAATGCTGGTCACAGCATTGAACTGATGGGGGAGAGGCGGGTGTGAGGCAGCAGGAGGCTGGGTTAGAGGACTTacaaatagttaaatattttgaCCATTAGCCCTGCCTCAGTGTCTCTTATTCTCCCCaccttaagaaaatatatattgttcTTTTCTTCTGCCTGGGAAACTGTGGCAGGAAGAAATAGAACCTGCAGAGAGAGGGGCAGCCACAGGCCCTGAGATACACCAAGAGACAGACATGCGTTGGAATTCAGGGGCTCAGATATACTCACGCTCACTGGCGTACCACAGGACACACATTACCCCCAGGTTCACTGAACTGTACAGACCCCTCAGTGTCCCTCATGTCCAGTGCCAAGCAGGCTGAGATCTAGACATTTTCTCTCCGCGCGCCCCCCCTTCCCCCAAGCCTTCCCTTAGCCTTACCATGGGAGGTCCACAGGATCAGCAGGCTGATGGCCAGTAGTGCGGCTGCACGGGATGCCATGGAGGATGAACTCAGGCTGACTGACcgtgagaatgtgtgtgtgtgagtgcctgTGAGCTGTGCTGCAGgctgtgtgaggctgggagtggcTTGGCTGATAGTGGAAATGTCACAGATTTCTTGTAGGGTATATGAGGGTCTGGGAATGTGAGTGTGGATGTCTGCGTAAGGGTGGACTCTTGACCATCTATTTATAGCAGGAGGAACTTTCACTATTTCTGCTCAGAAATCCCCCTTCCTGCTCCTTGTTTGGATTCCCCCTTTCCCCTTGCCTCTTTCTGGGAACATGactctgccctcccttttcccacctcaAGCAGCCTCCCACTCTTCTGCTTTCCTTGGCTTCAGCTCTGAGAGCCTAAGCAGTCTGCGTTCTAGCCAAGAGCAGGGAACCTTGTGCTGCTAGCTCCTTTGAGAGGGCCTGTGCTATCATCTCATTGGTGGCATTTGCATTATCAACCACAGGGCTGTCCTTCAGGGGTGGTGGTCAGAATTGGGGGGGATCAAAATGAGGAGTTGTGCCCCCTTCCTAGGTTTATCCCTCATCctcactctgttctctgtggtTCTTCCTTCTGGCGCAGGTGGAAAAGAAGGCTCTCTGGTGCCCCCAGAACAAGTATGGAGCCTGGGGTAGCCCCCCCAGTCATCACAGTGGCTGCCCATCATCATCTGGGAATCAGGCCCTCCCTTGAGACAAGTGGAGCAGAAAGGGAATGTTCCTTGGAAGGAGGCCCAGCACCCCCATCCCCCATCGCAGGCCTCTGAGGTTCAGCTTCCTGGCTTGATGAGCTCTGCCCCTTTCTCTATGTACTATTTACATATGTCCAATACCTGGGTCAGGCACATCTGGGGGGCTCTGGCCTGGAACAGCCCTCttcatctttctccttctctcaatCCTGGGAACCAAGAGGGGATTTCTAAGGGGAAAGGCTGGCCAGTTCATATTCAGACAGATTTCCAAATTTCAAGGAATCGACAGATGTGGAAGGGGCACAAGTGATTTCCCATCCTTCCAAGAAAGACTAGAGATAGGCCAGAAGAGAAAGCCTCAAAAGAGAGATTAATATGTGGGACATGCATTCAACCATCCCACCTAAGCTCTGGACCCTCTTTTAGATGGGGTGGTGAGTCCCTCATAAGTTTTTAAGttatctttttttccattcattaatGATAATACTAGTAGTAATAGCATTTGTGGTTGTTATACTATGTTCTAGGCTCTGTATCAAGGACTTTGCCACTATTATCTTGCTTAACTTTCCcaagaaaattataaagtcatttttattatcatcataTTACTATCTCTgttttaaacataagaaaaatgaggctcagagcaCGAGGCCACACAGCAAGCAAGTGTCTTGAATCCAGGTGTCTTTTGTTGTAAAATTTACGCTCTGCTACTGTCCCATCCTGCCTATCtgccatctgtccatccaccatAGATCTGTGCGGAGGAGTAAGGCTCCATGGATAGCATGCCTAGGCTGGGATTCAGGTCCTACCACTTGTTAAGTTAACTGCATGATCATGTGTGCGAATACTCCAGTTTCTGTATCTTAGTATTCTTATCTGTAAAGTAGGAATGGTAGTAGACCTACTTcttaggattaaatgaggtaatctCAGTAAAGGCATTAGTTTAGGctggcatataataaatattcatgaagtgTTAATATTAACCATCATTATTATGCTATCCTTTCATTAAAATATGTGTCAATTAACTCATCTAGCCATCTTTCCATCGATTTTATCTATTCTTCTTACGGTGGTTCTGATTTTTCTCTGGtgtcccaccccacccattctcccctcttctctgccctgccctgctctctgggAGACTGGTCTTTACAGACAGCGTTGCTCAGGATCCCTTGCCCTCTGGCTTCTCTTTGTATCTGGCCCGCAGGAGGCAGCAGCGGGATATCAGTGGGTGGTAGGAGAGAAAGGTTGGAGTATGAATCTCTCAAATCCTTCATCTTGCTGCAATTCTTCAAGGGAATTAATTGCCCTCTGGCAGTTGTTCTCAAAAGAGTGGCCTTTggacagcagcagcatcacctggggacttgtgagaaatgcaaattttcaggTCCTATTCCAGACCTACTGGAGTGATCTGTATTTGAACATAGCCTCCAGGGACTGGGGTACCTGCtgcagtttgagaaccactgagggGCCATTACAGATCCTTTCGGGCTGCCTCCTCTCCACTGGCTTGTCTCTATGGCTCCTGAAACactgttccttcctcttcctccttcaggTCTTGGTATGGTAACAGTTTGCCACTCTTGTTAAACCCTGAGTGTTTCACCGTTCCCTGTTGGTTCCTTAATCCTTGGCCCCACCTCTTAAGTAGTCCCGTTATTAAAATCTTTCTGGTTAAACTATTTTGAGTGTGCCATATGTCTTCAGCTATGATCCTGACAGACACAGTAAAGGTCCCAGTGAGATCCCAGGAAATACATTCCCCAAAGTGGGATCTTAGCATCAGTTTGCTCATGTGTTTGACAAGTACACAGATCATTTTCTTGCATAGGAAAAGAGGGCAGCAGTAATCTGGAGCATGAGAGGCATCATAATCAGTTGGACTATTGCCAGTGATAGTCTAGGGCGGAATGTTGGTGGAGGGAAAGACATTAGGAGATAAAACACCTGATGCACTTAACTGCTGTGGCCACAAGTGGTGATTACATATTGTTGGGTGGGCAGCCTGTTTCTGCCTGTGCTAGCAAAATTACACATGAGAAAGATGTGGTTAAGACCACATGGCAAATATGGCTAAGGATCAAGCCCATGACCTTATTGTATGATGCTGTGGAGTTGCAGCACCAGGTAAATACCCAATCCCACCATATCCCTTGTACTAGAATAAGGGTACTGCTGGGAAGGAGTAGGACTCTGAGAGTTAGTATGGGGACATTTGGACATTTATGAACAAAGCTGGGAATTTGGACTCTCAAACCCCTTTGAATCTTCTTTTTTGGcagaacgcccccccccccccccgctctgttCCTCTGTAAACTATGAATGTCACAGACTTCCGTTGCATTAGACATGTTTTTAATAAGTCCCTGGCCAAGGGCATGCATTTTCTCTTCAGGACTCACCCTGACTCCTCCTCATAGTCGCCACAGCCACAGTGAGGGTTTGATTCTAACTCAGCCTAGACAGGAGTGTGTGAGGTGCACTCCAAGCACAAGAGCACATACATTGAGAAGCTGCAGGAAGTTGCCAACTGTATTGGGATGATCCTGGGGACCTGTGAGGACACATTCACACATGTATTGATATGGGTGCCTTCACCCAGGATTTGTGTATTATTGTATTAGCTGAGCACCTGGGAGTGGTGTTCATAGTCTGTTGGATTGGTTACCAGAAGCCCGGACTCAATATGACCAATGAGGCTGAGATGCTAGAACATCACTGACATACATATCGTGGAACAGTGCTCCTTAAACTTTGAGGCGCAGATGATTCATTCTGGAGTCTTGATAAACTGTAGATTCTGATTCACAGGTCTGGGGTAAAGCCTAAGTTGTTACATTTCTAGCAAACTTCtaagtgatgctgatgctgcatTAGATGAAGAACAAGGGttagagacatggaaatgttGGCATACACCTATTCTGTGTAACTACTACTTGGACACCTCCTAAGGGCCCAGGAAAATGCTTCCTTCTCCAAGACAATAAGAACACATTGCTGAGGGGAACATTAACTTCTTTGAAAAGCTCTATAGTGGATTCTTTAGTAGGCAGAACATGAGGGTGGAAGATGAGACTGGACAATCTTATTTCAAGAGGAATATGGAATCCTTGAGTGGCAGAGACCAGATGTTGGCACCTAACCATGAGCACTAAGGTGAGTGAAATTACTATATAAGCTACAGGGACAAGTGGTAATCAACATGCTTTGCTCACAGGGATCTCTGGTGGTAGCTAATTGATTGCAGCATTCATAGGAATAAAGTAGATGGACAGTTTACTGATGTGCTACCTGACGTGCATAAGTGGAACATTTCTATGTCTGGTGGGGAGAAACTTTATTCAAATTCTATTGGGGACTGATAAGCTTTTACCCATTTCCTTAAGTCAGTTCCCCAGACCTGAATCCCTTAATCAGGTCGGGGAGTATGGTGGGAAGTCTGAGTTTCTTTCACAGGCAGATTGTATCAATCTTTCTCttagtcagtggttctcaaagcgtGGTCCCTGGATCGGCTGCATtaacatcacctgggaacttgccagaaatacaaattcttgggATCTGCTCAAActctgctgaatcagaaactctggtaTTGGCCTGGGAATCTTCCTTCCTAGTAATTATGACATGTGCTTAACTTTGAGAATCAGTGGTCTAGGCCTTCCCCAGAGACATCTGTAGCCATTTGCCAGGGTGACTGTGAATGGGGAACAGGGAATTTTGGGGGAGGATTGTTGGATACTGTATTGTGATAAATGATAGTCTTGGGGACCCTAAACCCCATTGTGGTCTACCAGTCAGAAGGAGGGTTCATGGTAGTCGAGTGATAGAAAGATCTTGGTCCAGATCCATCTCAAAGTGAGTCTGTAAGACCTATCCAGtggttatttttctagtttcagaGTGCATGTGGGAATGGGTGTATCTCATAATTAACAACATCTCCACACTGATTTCTCAACCATTGGGTGGGGGAAATTATGGTAGGAAAGGCCAGGTGGAAGTCCTTTGAACAGTGCTTGCCCCACCACATTCCTGCCTGTGATACTAAATTTAAAGCAGTGCTGCATTGCGAGAGAAGTTGCAGGGATTAGAGCACCTTCAAAGACTTAAAAGATGCTGCAGCCCTTGTTACAGTGCATGACAACCAACCTAGCATGTGCCTTCTTCCTATACCATTAATTCAAGACCACCAATATCAGTTCCTTCTCAGCTGGAATGACAGCAGTACACCTTCACTGTTTTACCTCAGGGATGTGGCAACTTTCCTGCTCTGAGTATCATAACATAATCTTGATATCCCACAGAATATCAAACTGGTCCTTTACACTGAGGACATTATGTTTACTGGTGCATGAAATAGCAAGAACCCTAAATGCCTCAGACAGACCCATGTAtgccagagggagagaaagaaatcctACAAAAATTGAGGATCCTGCCACATGGGTAAAATGTCTAGGCTACTAGAGGTAGGAAGGAGCTGAAGaacagtggggggcggggggcatgttGCATCTTCACTATGGAGAAGAAGGCACAGGGATTTTGGAAGCAACATATACCGTATTTAGGTTTATTGCTGCAAAATACTCACTGGATATGGCATAAAGCTGATTGTTTTGAGCAGGTCTAGGCTCTAGGAAAAGTTGCCCTGCTGCTTGAACCTTATGCATTATAAGTCCAGTGAACTTCAGATTGTTTGTGGCAGAGAAGGGTGCTTGCTGTAGGAGTCCTAATAGGAGAATTATAGCAAAGTCCCTTAGGGTGTTGGAGTAAGGCCACAGCTGTTCTTCTAATGATTATTTCCTGCTTGAAAAACAGCTCCTGATTTGCCATGGGGCCCTGGTCTAAAACTCAGACTAGTGATCACCCAGTGACAATGCAGCTAAGGGTGTTATCTATAGCAAATTATATAGCTGGATGTGCAGAGGAGCATTCCATTATTAAATGGGCATTGTGCACATGAGGCAGGCCTTTGGAGTTTCAGAAGGTGTGAGTAAAAACATGAACCAGTGgctcagattcttttttttttaaagattttattttatttttatttttagagagggaaaggggagagagagagagagagagagagagagagagagaaacatcaatgtgcagttgctgggggccatggcctgcaacctaggcatgtgccctgactgggaatcgaatctgcgatgcctggttcgcagcctgagctcaatccactgagctatgccagccagggctcagattcttacttgtattgttttcttcttcttttgatcATACTTATGACTTCGTGGAGAAGTTTTATACAGTtaacagagggagaaaatcatGGTCTTGATTTTCAGATGGGTTGCTAACGTATGCTGGCATTGGTCAGAAGTAGATAGTTGCTTGCATTGAGGCATGGCCCTGAAAGCCAGTGGTGAAGGGAAGTCTTCTGAGTGGGCAGAATTTCAGGCAGTATATTTAATGAACACTTTGTCAGGAAGGAGAGAGCCTGAGGTGTGTTTCTATGTTAGTCATGTGCAGTGGCTGCCTACAACAAAACCTGTCCTCACTTCTGTGAATGGTCCCTTCTCTAAATTCATTTCCATTAAACCTTTTTGAGCATGCCCCCTGTTTCCCACTAAGATCCtgaataatacaagaatatagTGCAAGAaccggccagtgtggctcacttgattGGAGCACTGAcccataactgaagggttgcaagttcagttcctggtcaggacacatacctaggttgcaggttccttCCCCAGTCTGGGCgcgaatgggaggcaaccagttgatgcttctctcccacattgatgtctctctttcttcctcttcttctctctctctctctaaaacagtgaaagaatgttcttgggtgaggattaaaaaaaaaagaatatagtgcATAACTGGAGAGGTTTCTATTAAAATTTAGTATTATCTGCCTGGGAAACTTATTTTGAAAGATCCTGAGAACCATCAAAACAGAGTGAGAGAatggaaataacaaaataataaaaaaggaatttgtaccacattgattcaacaaatatttatttaggccCTTCTGTGTTCCAGACACTGTTCTTGGCACTGGGACACAGCAGTTAGCAAAAGAAGACAACAGACATTTTTGCTTTTGCAGATGTTTTACTCAAATTAAATACGGGtaataagcaaacaagaaaaatatacagtatgTCAAATGACAGTAAGtgctattagaaaaataaaaaaggctagATGGACGGGGAATGTCGGaaggtggtcagggaagacttTTTAGATAGCGTTTGAGCAGAGAGGTGAtctgaagaaggtgaaggagagagccATGCAGAGATCTGGGGAAGAGGTTCTCTAAATCTAGGTAGAGAAAACAGTGAGTGTAAAGACACACCCTCTTGAGGCAAGGGTGTGTCTGAGGAACAGAAAGGGGGTCAATGTTATCCGACAATAATAGGTGCCAGATAGTGTAGAGTTTTGTAGGCTTTCTGTTTTACTCTAAGTAACATGGGggacatgttttcaacagagttGTAACATGATCTGACATGTTCCTAAGGCTCACTCTGGCTGTCATGTGGAGAATAGACCAAAGCGGTATAAGAACGGAAACCTGAAGACCAGGTCTGGGACAACAATTCACAGAGGATGTGAGGTTGCTGAGAGTTGGTGAGAAGTGGTCAGTTTTAGGAGTATGTTGAAGATAGAGCCAATGGGCATTGCTAAGGGATTCAGCATGAAATGTGAAAGAAAGATGAGGCAAGAATATGACAACATTTTTGACTTGAGTGACGTGATGGATGGAGTTATAGTTATCAGGATGCTAGTGACTGCAAAGGAGTGGGTTTGTAGGAAGGTCAGgagcttcattttgtttttttttttttttttaaatgaaactccATTTTGGAAGTACAAGTGGAGATGTTAAAGAGAGTCTAGAGTTCCGGAGAGATTCTAGCTGAAAATACAAATTTGGATGGTATTTAAAAGTCATAAGGTAATGATATCTCCAAAGGAATGAATATAGACAGAAGCAGTCCAAGTTCCAAGTCCCGCAGCACCCCAACATTGATAGatcagaaagatgaaaatgagTCAGGGAAGAAGGGGGCCATTAGggtgttttttaatctttaaaaaatactatattttattgattatgctattacagttgtcccaatttttccccttttgcccctttccacccagcacctcccgctccctctggcaatccccacaccatcgttcctgtccatgggtcatgtgtataaattctttggctactccatttcctgtagtttgcatccccatggctattctgtaactacctatttgtacttcttaatcctctcacctcttcacccattcccttaCATGCCTcaccatctggcaaccatcgaaACCCTCTtctatccatgattctgtctctgttctccctgtttgctttgtttatttattgccatttttatttctcatagttttgaccttcttttctTAAACAAGTTCCTTTAACAGCCCTCACCTGCACTTTGCCCCGGGGCCACCCTACCTGAGCtacagagcaatctgagatggctgctacttatgctgggcttggagattcccaggcagagCCAAGCTGTagatctaagctggctgctgctagtgctgagcctggggtcacttagcaagaagtacTGGGGTTAGGGGTCACTGAGGCCAGCTTTTGCtagtttgagaggatttaggaagttgtaaagcatgagccgaGACCAACTGTTCATAGggaaaagctactgttaacaactctaagttgggtgggacagagcctcagtggatctccagggtggggcaaaccgTGTTAGTCAGGTTAACGGAGCCTccgatatggcacctgcctgccggctctgtggctttgcttgcctttctgtctgggagaaagctgtctctcagctcttgccttgatgccagacacttcagttctccCCTGaatgccattggtgcctttcaagctgcttccccagtgctggagctcagagtgagtctgAATGAGATcatatgtgagttctttaagaagaaTTGCTTAAGACaacagcagtttcttccacagattcaatccctgctggtttttgcagccagaagttatggtgacTTATTGTCCTGCCACTGGTACTCT
This sequence is a window from Phyllostomus discolor isolate MPI-MPIP mPhyDis1 chromosome 3, mPhyDis1.pri.v3, whole genome shotgun sequence. Protein-coding genes within it:
- the CCL19 gene encoding C-C motif chemokine 19 isoform X2 → MASRAAALLAISLLILWTSHAQSGANDAEDCCLSVSKRPIPAHRVRSFRYALLQHGCPVPAIVFTTLRGYHLCAPPEPLWVQRLIWKLERNAAKKKRS
- the CCL19 gene encoding C-C motif chemokine 19 isoform X1, encoding MASRAAALLAISLLILWTSHAQSGANDAEDCCLSVSKRPIPAHRVRSFRYALLQHGCPVPAIVFTTLRGYHLCAPPEPLWVQRLIWKLERNAAKSMLS